From a region of the Arachis ipaensis cultivar K30076 chromosome B09, Araip1.1, whole genome shotgun sequence genome:
- the LOC107614728 gene encoding FBD-associated F-box protein At5g60610-like produces the protein MDQISGLPEAILHDILARLSDRDSARTSVLSKAWRETWFKFPILSICSTQFFRSQDVTVDNYIKLDKVIDYVGRKSLKLRVLGIVIKEFKLMMDYVDHKYMAHRVDLWMKMAIESGGEVLHLQLRIPGGYEWRLSPDRCYELPLSVIESKSLTKLVLMGGIRVEQAFLTHSIKLYSLRIIKLYKLLFAHEGIIEHLISHCPLIEDLTVIDCAVYNPPINGIPPVFAFSPVKSLFLHGLHKLKKAYVQGMQEVYIDAPNLESFRNFIHPYASFKLNLDSCTNLRWLCLWNLRSIDLGDKWFLELFSKSPFLESLELNNCSMSQRINISSAQLKVLKLSYCSNLEEVNIDARNLLSFAYEGNHPPGLSFQKSSNQLEVNGFSIVDFRDLCSLRKFVQNIKPQRILASVSLFICPSVLIKPEQGALQVSSIPPTIKRLELEFSPKNEAHYFPFMNYLLSSCCPNSISLSFRSYVHSKAFIEFLYEILMGRKEGKCHCSSSNTKCWWHALKIVKVICTFKIDENADFETMLDALPTCYADENIGFILELYSTD, from the exons ATGGACCAAATATCTGGTTTGCCAGAAGCTATACTTCATGACATTCTCGCAAGGCTTTCGGACAGAGATTCTGCCAGGACTAGTGTTTTATCAAAGGCTTGGAGAGAAACATGGTTTAAGTTTCCGATATTGTCTATTTGCAGCACTCAATTTTTTAGGAGTCAAGATGTAACGGTAGACAATTATATCAAATTAGACAAAGTTATTGACTATGTTGGGAGAAAATCGCTGAAGCTCCGTGTCCTCGGCATAGTAATCAAAGAATTCAAGCTTATGATGGACTATGTAGACCATAAGTACATGGCCCACCGTGTCGATCTATGGATGAAGATGGCTATTGAAAGTGGTGGCGAAGTATTACATTTACAGCTTCGCATTCCTGGTGGCTATGAATGGAGACTCAGTCCGGACAGGTGTTATGAGCTTCCACTCAGTGTCATTGAATCCAAATCACTTACTAAGTTGGTGTTGATGGGCGGAATCAGAGTTGAGCAAGCATTCCTCACCCATTCCATCAAGCTTTACTCATTGAGAATAATAAAACTATACAAACTACTTTTTGCACATGAAGGGATTATAGAACATCTCATTTCTCATTGTCCTCTAATTGAAGATTTAACGGTGATTGATTGTGCTGTATATAACCCTCCAATTAACGGAATTCCTCCAGTGTTTGCGTTCAGTCCTGTGAAATCACTATTCTTGCATGGTTTACATAAGCTCAAGAAAGCTTATGTTCAAGGAATGCAGGAAGTATATATTGATGCTCCAAATCTCGAGAGCTTCCGTAATTTTATTCATCCATATGCATCTTTCAAGCTGAATTTAGATAGTTGCACAAATTTGAGATGGTTGTGCTTATGGAATTTGAGGAGCATTGATCTTGGAGACAAATGGTTTCTTGAACTATTTTCTAAATCTCCTTTCCTTGAGAGTTTGGAACTAAACAATTGCTCTATGTCTCAAAGGATTAATATTTCAAGTGCTCAACTTAAGGTCTTGAAGTTATCATACTGCTCTAACTTGGAGGAGGTTAACATTGATGCTCGAAATTTATTATCATTTGCGTACGAGGGAAACCACCCACCTGGTCTATCTTTTCAGAAAAGTTCTAATCAATTGGAAGTCAATGGTTTTAGCATTGTGGATTTTCGGGACCTTTGTAGCTTGAGGAAATTTGTCCAAAACATTAAACCCCAAAGGATTTTGGCATCAGTCTCCCTCTTTATCTGTCCGTCAGTTCTA ATTAAACCAGAGCAGGGTGCATTGCAAGTTTCATCTATTCCTCCAACTATAAAACGCTTGGAATTAGAGTTTTCTCCGAAAAATGAAGCTCACTATTTCCCTTTTATGAATTACTTGCTTTCAAGTTGCTGCCCGAACTCTATTTCATTGAGTTTTCGCTCTTATGTTCATAGTAAAGCATTCATTGAG TTTTTGTATGAGATACTGATGGGCAGAAAGGAAGGGAAGTGCCACTGCAGTTCAAGTAACACAAAATGTTGGTGGCATGCCTTGAAGATTGTCAAGGTTATTTGTACCTTCAAGATTGATGAGAACGCTGATTTTGAGACAATGTTAGATGCATTGCCAACATGTTATGCTGATGAAAATATTGGTTTTATCTTAGAACTGTATTCAACTGATTGA